GTCGAGGGCAGGCCTCGCGCCGCGCGCGTAGACCTTCGTGACGTTCTCGAGTCGGATCACTGTGCCAGGGCCAGGTTCGGGGATATGGGGGCACCGAGGTGCCGGTGGGACGGTGCTGGCCTCGTGGCAGGTTAGGCGCGCGGCGCGACGGACCCGGGGTGACACGCCGCCGACGCGCCTGTGAGTGCGCCGACGGCGGCGCCCAACCCCCTCAGTGGCGCCGTGCGGGCTCGTTCGCGGCCCCTCGAGGGCTCCAGAGCCGCCTGCGGCCCCGCGCTACGCGCTGCCGGTCGCGCGGGCACGCCGCCGAGACAGGGCGTCGACCCCCGCGGCGGCGGCCAGCACCGCGCCGGTGACCACGTACTTGACGCCCGCGGAGTACCCGAGCAGGCCCATCCCGTTGTCGATCACGGCGATCACGGCGCCACCGATCAGCGCGTCGATGATGCGCCCCTTGCCGCCGAACAGCGACGTCCCGCCGATCACCGCGGCGCCGACCGCGTACAGCAGCACGTTCGAGCCCCCCGCGTTGGGGTCCACCGAGGTGGCCCGCGACGCCGCGAACACCCCGGCGACGGCCGCCATCGTCGAGCACGTCATGAAGCACACGATGCGGACCTTCTTCACGGCGATGCCCGCCCGCCGCGTCGCCTCCGCATTGCCGCCCACCGCGTACACGTGCCGGCCGAACGCCGTGCGGGTCAGCACGAAGCCCAGCACGAGGGCGATCACCGCGATGATCGGCACCACGATCGGCACCCCCTGGAGCGAGGTCCGCGCCGGGTTGAGGCTGCGCTCCTGGTTGAGCGCGCCCACGAGGCCGAGCACGACCACGGCGAGCACCACGATCTTGGCGACGACCAGCCCCCAGGGCGGAGTCAGCAGCCCTCGCGACCGGCGCACCGACCACGTCCGCAGGCTCGCCACCGCGTACGACGCGACCGCGATGCCCGCGAGGACCCAGCCCAGCAGCGGGGGCACGTTGCGGTTCTGGATCGCGACGATCACCGGGTCCGTGACCGGGACGTTGCCGCCGGAGCCGATGATGAGCAGCACGATGCCCTGGAACGCCAGGAACGCCGCGAGGGTCGCCACGAACGACGGGATGCCCACCCGGGCGACGAGCAGCCCCAGCATCAGCCCGATCGCGACCCCGGTGAGGATCGCCACCGCGAGCGCCGCGTACCAGGGCCACCCGAAGTCGCGCAGCGTGACCGCCAGCACGGCTCCGCACACGCCCGACGCGAAACCCGCCGAGAGGTCGATCTCGCCGAGCAGCAGCACGAACACCAGCCCCATGGCGATGGTCGCCACGACAGCGCCCTGCTGGAAGAGGTTCGCGATGTTGAGCACCGAGGGGAACGTCTGCGGCTTGAGCAGCACGAACACCCCCGCGAGCACGGCCAGCGCAAGGATCGCCGGGAGCGACCCCATGTCGCCGCCGCGCACGCGCCGCCAGTACGCCTGGACCGCCTCGGCGAGCGTGGGCTGCTCGACGGCGCCGGCCAGCGGGGTCGAGGACGGGGGCGGCGTGGCAGGCCTGACGGTGGGTGCGCTCATGCGGGGGTGCCTCCGTTGCTCGTCGGGTCTGCCGTGGGAGCGGCTGTCGGGGCCGTGGGGGTGGCGCCCTCGGGCCGAGCGGCGCCGTCCGAGCGCGACGCCGGCCCCGCGCTCGTCGCGCCGCTCGTGATGAGCTCGATGACCTCGGCGCGGCTCGTGCCCGCCGCCCGCACCTGCGCGGCGGTCTGCCCCAGGTAGAGCACCGCGATCGAGTCCGCGACCTCGAACACGTCATGCATGTTGTGCGAGACCAGCACGACCGCCAGGCCCGCCTCGGCCAGCTGGCGCACCAGCTGCAGCACCTGCTCGGTCTGGGCGACGCCGAGCGCGGCGGTCGGCTCGTCGAGGATGACCAGCCGGGAGTTCCACAGCACCGCCCGCGCGATGGCCACCGTCTGCCGCTGCCCGCCCGACAGGCTCGCGACGTGCTGCCGGACCGAGCGCACCGACCGCACCGACAGTTGCGCGAGCACCTCGGCAGCCCGGGTCTCCATCGCCTGCTCGTCGAGCCGGAACCCCTTCTTCAGCTCACGACCGAGGAACATGTTGTGGACGATGTCGAGGTTGTCGCACAGCGCGAGGTCCTGGTAGACGACCTCGATGCCCAGGTCGTTCGCCTGCGCGGGGTCGGAGATGTGCGTGGTGCGGCCCTCGAACAGCACCTCGCCGGCGTCGAACGGGAAGATGCCCGCGATGCCCTTGATCAGCGTCGACTTGCCCGCGCCGTTGTCGCCGACGAGCGCGGTGACCTCCCCCGCCCGTGCCACCAGGTCGACGCCCCGCAGGGCGTGCACGGCCCCGAAGCTCTTGCTGCCGCCGCGCACCTCGAGGGTCGGGGGCAGGGCCGGGTCGGTGTCGGCCGGGACGGCATGCGTCATCGTCCACCTCGTCGGTTCGGTTCGCGGGTCGGGCGGGCGCCGGGACGCGTGAGGTCCCGGCGCCCGCCCCCCGGGTCAGGAGATGCCGGCCTCTGCGCACTTGTCGGCGAGCTCCGCCGTGCAGACGTTCTCGACGGTCGTGTACCCGTCGTCGATGACGTCCTTGACGTTGTCGAAGTAGATCGCCTGCGGTTCCAGCAGGACGGACTGCACGTCCTCGCCGGACTCGGTGTCGGTCACCGTCTCGGTCGCGAGGTCCGAGGTGTCGCCGCCCGTGGCGAGCGCCACCGCCAGCTCGGCAGCGGCGTCGGCCTCCTTCTTCACGGCCTTGTACACGGTCATGCACTGGTCGCCGGCGAGGACGTTCTGCAGGCCCTGGTCGGTCGCGTCCTGGCCCGTCACCGGCACGGTGCCGTTCGCGCCGTTCTTCTCGAGGATGGCGATGGTCGAGTTGCCGAGGCCGTCGTTCGCCGCGAGGACGCCGTCGATCTCGCCGCCCTGCTCGGTCCACATCTGCTCGAAGATCGTCCCGGCCTGCTGGTTGTCCCAGTCCGGCACCGCCTGGTCGGCCACGATGGTGTACGCCCCCGAGTCGACCTGGGACTGGAGCGCCTCGACGGCGCCCTGCTTGAACAGCGTGGCGTTGTTGTCCGTGGGCGAGCCGTTGAGGAACGCGATGTTCGCGGTGGTGGTCCCGGCGTCGGTCAGGCACTTCTGCAGGCCCTCGCCCTGCAGCGCCCCCACGGCGACGTTGTCGAAGGACACGTAGAAGTCCGCGCCGCCGCCCAGGGTGAGCCGGTCGTAGTCGATCGTGGAGATGCCCTGGGCCTGCGCCTTCGAGAGCACCGCCTTGCCCGATCCGGAGTCGAGGTTCGCGATCATGAGCACGTTGACGCCGCTCGTGATCATCTGGTCGGCGATGGTCTGGAACTGGGTCTTGTCACCCTGGGCGTTCTGGATGTCGTAGTCGACCCCCGCGGCCTCGAACGCCTCCTCGAGGTACTTGCGGTCGGCGGTCTCCCACCGGGCCGAGGACTTCGAGTCCGGCAGGATCACGCCCACCTTCGCTGCCGAGCTCTCACCAGGGCTGGCGCCTGAGCCGCCCTCCGAGTCCGAGTCGTTCGAGCACCCGGCCACCAGGAGCGCGGACGCTGCCAGGGCCGCTGTCGCCAGGATCTTGCCTCGTCGCATCGCGCTCCCCCTCGTGACGCCGCCCCGTCGCGCTCGTCGACCGAGCGAGGGAGCCCGGATTCACTTGTCAGCGTCAACATAAGCCGGTGTGATGTGGATCACAAACGCTGACAGAGGGCTCCGAACCCGCCCATCGACGAGCAGGACCCCGAGGCACTCGCTCCTCGGGGTCCTGCTCGTCGATCTGGTCGGCCGCGCCCGGCTGCGGGCGCGTCAGGGGGTCGGTCAGGCGCGCACGTCCTGGCCGCGGCGCCAGCGGATGCCCGCCTCGAGGAACCCGTCGATGTCGCCGTCGAAGACCCCGGCGGTGTTCCCGACCTCGTGCTCCGTGCGCAGGTCCTTGACCATCTGGTACGGGTGCAGCACGTAGGAGCGCATCTGGTCGCCCCAGCTCGCCTTGATGTCGCCGGCCATGGCCTTCTTCGCGGCGTTCTCCTCCGCCTGGCGCTGCAGCAGCAGCCGGGACTGGAGCACGCGCAGCGCCGCGGCGCGGTTCTGGATCTGCGACTTCTCGTTCTGCATCGACACGACGATGCCGGTGGGGATGTGCGTCATGCGCACCGCCGAGTCGGTGGTGTTGACCGACTGGCCGCCCGGGCCGGACGAGCGGAACACGTCGACCTTGATCTCGTTCTCGGGGATCTCGATGGAGTCCGTCTGCTCGATGAGCGGGATGACCTCGACCGCCGCGAAGGACGTCTGGCGGCGGCCCTGGTTGTCGAACGGCGAGATCCGCACCAGGCGGTGGGTGCCCGCCTCGACGGACAGGTGCCCGAACGCGTACGGGACCTTCACCTCGAAGGTCGCCGACTTCAGGCCGGCCTCCTCTGCGTAGGACGTGTCCAGCACGACCGTCGGGTAGTTGTGGCGCTCAGCCCACCGCAGGTACATCCGCAGCAGCATCTCCGCGAAGTCGGCGGCGTCCACGCCACCGGCGCCGGCGCGGATCGTCACGACCGCCTCGCGCTGGTCGTACTCGCCGGCGAGCAGCGTGCGGACCTCGAGGGCGTCCAGGTCCTTGCGGATCTTGACCAGGTCGGCCTCGGCCTCGGCCAGGGTCTCCTCGTCGCCACCGTCCTCGGTGGCCATCTCCACCAGCGTCTCGAGGTCGTCGATGCGGCCGCCGAGCTTCTGCACCCGGTCCAGCTCCGCCTGCGTGGCCGAGAGGGCCGAGGTGATGCGCTGCGCCGCCTCCGGGTCGTCCCACAGGTCCGGCGCGGAGGCCTTCTCGGAGAGCTCCGCGATCTTGGCGTGGAGCACCGTCGGGTCGCTCACCGCCTGGATGGATTCCAGAGTCGTACGCAGGTCGCGGATCTCCGCGGAGAAGTCAGTGGTGGCCACGGCGGTCCAGGTTACCCGGTCGCGCTGGGCCCCCGGCATACGCACGCGCGGCCCCGCGTGCGGCGCCGCTCACCAGGCGCGCGCGCTCGACGCGGCCTCGAGGGCGATGCCCTCCGACCAGGGCGCCGTGATCCAGCTGATCAGCGCGGGCCGGGCGAACGCGCCCAGCCGCACCACGGCGGTGCGCCCGTCGGGCGAGGACGCCTCGAGCACCTGGACGTCGTCGAGCCCGTCCACGAGCTCCGGGTGGTCGGCGAGGAACTCCTGCACCGCTCGGCGCACGCCCGCGTCGGTGATGGGCACGTGCCCGCCGGGCGACCCGGCCTGATCGCCCGCGTAGTACCGCGCGGCCGAGACCTCGTCCGACGCGGTGATCGCCGCCGCGTCCGCGGTCGCCAGCAGCCGCTTGCGGTCCAGGTGCACGCCCGTCGCCGAGACGACCGCCGTCACCAGCAGCAGCGCGAGCACGCAGAACCCGATCGCCAGGATGGTGGTCTGCCCGTCGTCACCAGTGGATGTGCGCCACCGCTCGCCCCACCAGGCGCGGCGTTTGGTGGCCCTCGACGTCGTCACTGGGCGCCCCGGAATCTGTCCACGGGCGCCACATGCCGGGCACTCACCGGGATCTCCAATGGCACGACCCCTCGCACGAAGGACGGCACGAACGGCAGCGGCACCGCGATCTCCACCTCCGCGGAGACCTCGCTGCCTGGCTCGAGGCACGGGACGCTCGAGCACCCGAGAGTCAGGGCCTGTGACGGGCTCGCGTCACCGAACCCCTGATCGGCCAGCGCCAGTCCCACCGCCGCGATGGCGCGCTCTGTGCCAGCCGACGGGTCCTCCGCGCGGGCGAAAGCGCGTCCGGACTCGCGTGCGGCCCCCTCGACCGCGAACGTCGCCGCCTGCAGCCGACCGAGCACGAGCACCAGGTACACCACGGGGATGATCAGGAGCAGCGCTGCTCCCAGGAACTCGACGACCGCGTTGCCACGATCGTCTCCAGCGGTCGCCAGACGCGCCCGCCACCACC
The sequence above is a segment of the Cellulomonas chengniuliangii genome. Coding sequences within it:
- a CDS encoding pilus assembly protein TadG-related protein; translation: MTTSRATKRRAWWGERWRTSTGDDGQTTILAIGFCVLALLLVTAVVSATGVHLDRKRLLATADAAAITASDEVSAARYYAGDQAGSPGGHVPITDAGVRRAVQEFLADHPELVDGLDDVQVLEASSPDGRTAVVRLGAFARPALISWITAPWSEGIALEAASSARAW
- a CDS encoding sugar ABC transporter permease produces the protein MSAPTVRPATPPPSSTPLAGAVEQPTLAEAVQAYWRRVRGGDMGSLPAILALAVLAGVFVLLKPQTFPSVLNIANLFQQGAVVATIAMGLVFVLLLGEIDLSAGFASGVCGAVLAVTLRDFGWPWYAALAVAILTGVAIGLMLGLLVARVGIPSFVATLAAFLAFQGIVLLIIGSGGNVPVTDPVIVAIQNRNVPPLLGWVLAGIAVASYAVASLRTWSVRRSRGLLTPPWGLVVAKIVVLAVVVLGLVGALNQERSLNPARTSLQGVPIVVPIIAVIALVLGFVLTRTAFGRHVYAVGGNAEATRRAGIAVKKVRIVCFMTCSTMAAVAGVFAASRATSVDPNAGGSNVLLYAVGAAVIGGTSLFGGKGRIIDALIGGAVIAVIDNGMGLLGYSAGVKYVVTGAVLAAAAGVDALSRRRARATGSA
- a CDS encoding sugar ABC transporter substrate-binding protein, translated to MRRGKILATAALAASALLVAGCSNDSDSEGGSGASPGESSAAKVGVILPDSKSSARWETADRKYLEEAFEAAGVDYDIQNAQGDKTQFQTIADQMITSGVNVLMIANLDSGSGKAVLSKAQAQGISTIDYDRLTLGGGADFYVSFDNVAVGALQGEGLQKCLTDAGTTTANIAFLNGSPTDNNATLFKQGAVEALQSQVDSGAYTIVADQAVPDWDNQQAGTIFEQMWTEQGGEIDGVLAANDGLGNSTIAILEKNGANGTVPVTGQDATDQGLQNVLAGDQCMTVYKAVKKEADAAAELAVALATGGDTSDLATETVTDTESGEDVQSVLLEPQAIYFDNVKDVIDDGYTTVENVCTAELADKCAEAGIS
- a CDS encoding ATP-binding cassette domain-containing protein; this translates as MTHAVPADTDPALPPTLEVRGGSKSFGAVHALRGVDLVARAGEVTALVGDNGAGKSTLIKGIAGIFPFDAGEVLFEGRTTHISDPAQANDLGIEVVYQDLALCDNLDIVHNMFLGRELKKGFRLDEQAMETRAAEVLAQLSVRSVRSVRQHVASLSGGQRQTVAIARAVLWNSRLVILDEPTAALGVAQTEQVLQLVRQLAEAGLAVVLVSHNMHDVFEVADSIAVLYLGQTAAQVRAAGTSRAEVIELITSGATSAGPASRSDGAARPEGATPTAPTAAPTADPTSNGGTPA
- the prfB gene encoding peptide chain release factor 2, with translation MATTDFSAEIRDLRTTLESIQAVSDPTVLHAKIAELSEKASAPDLWDDPEAAQRITSALSATQAELDRVQKLGGRIDDLETLVEMATEDGGDEETLAEAEADLVKIRKDLDALEVRTLLAGEYDQREAVVTIRAGAGGVDAADFAEMLLRMYLRWAERHNYPTVVLDTSYAEEAGLKSATFEVKVPYAFGHLSVEAGTHRLVRISPFDNQGRRQTSFAAVEVIPLIEQTDSIEIPENEIKVDVFRSSGPGGQSVNTTDSAVRMTHIPTGIVVSMQNEKSQIQNRAAALRVLQSRLLLQRQAEENAAKKAMAGDIKASWGDQMRSYVLHPYQMVKDLRTEHEVGNTAGVFDGDIDGFLEAGIRWRRGQDVRA
- a CDS encoding TadE/TadG family type IV pilus assembly protein, which translates into the protein MRPPRVVRWWRARLATAGDDRGNAVVEFLGAALLLIIPVVYLVLVLGRLQAATFAVEGAARESGRAFARAEDPSAGTERAIAAVGLALADQGFGDASPSQALTLGCSSVPCLEPGSEVSAEVEIAVPLPFVPSFVRGVVPLEIPVSARHVAPVDRFRGAQ